A part of Aspergillus flavus chromosome 5, complete sequence genomic DNA contains:
- a CDS encoding putative glucose dehydrogenase → MSRKNRNPLSNPLHYATPQAQVGPPATYSSAQRLLKGYDYVIIGAGAAGSVLASKLSEDPNVSVLLLEAGGDNTGVTESKMPLGFGKLLHTEHDWNYYTVEQPGLASRRLYWPRGRLIGGSTSINAMMYHHCSKSDFDEWASHYGCQGWSYDDLAPYFKRMERFTPNPNRPRIDLQHRGNAGEWQTGYSWLTEIGEKGFLPACYDVGIPAVEDINTPGGTLGATRFQTFIDSNGQRSSLATAYLTPEVRKRPNLFIACHAHVTKLLFDRLSGDEPTAIGAEFQKQRGGELFEVHARREVILSGGAVNTPQLLLLSGIGPRDELEKHGIPVVRANDAVGKNLKDHLVTTTVMCKAKAGTTLDYLGSPLRAFPSLARWMLLGGGPLTNNVGETAAFIRSWEHHPFPGSSSERNPPKDYTSGSIGPDVEIIGVPTGFIHHGEEPPMDGASVFTLAPISLRPQSKGTITLKSRDPFDHPIIDPKYFSDEEGNDRAVLLAGVRVCLRIMRSPVFQKYLERVPVNDDPWSYWWPYSSSDIDRITDDQLLRWMDEKAFTLYHPVGSARMGTSPENSVVDVQCRVHGVKRLRVMDASVFPEQISGHPTAPIGAMAYKLSDMIKQDSATAGPPHARL, encoded by the exons ATGAGTCGAAAAAATCGTAACCCGCTCTCGAATCCACTGCATTATGCGACACCGCAAGCACAGGTAGGACCGCCTGCCACATACTCCTCCGCCCAGCGCTTGTTGAAGGGATATGACTACG TGATCATTGGAGCGGGCGCGGCTGGCTCCGTGTTGGCCAGCAAGCTCTCCGAAGACCCGAATGTCTCGGTCCTCCTGCTTGAAGCTGGTGGAGATAATACCGGCGTCACGGAGAGCAAAATGCCCTTGGGTTTCGGAAAGCTCCTCCACACCGAACATGACTGGAATTATTATACCGTTGAGCAGCCTGGCCTTGCGTCGCGTCGTCTGTACTGGCCTCGAGGTCGCTTGATCGGTGGTAGCACATCGATTAACGCGATGATGTACCATCATTGCTCAAAGTCCGACTTTGATGAGTGGGCGTCTCATTATGGATGCCAGGGCTGGAGCTATGATGACCTGGCGCCATATTTCAAGCGTATGGAGCGCTTTACTCCAAATCCAAACCGTCCACGCATTGACCTGCAGCATCGGGGCAATGCGGGCGAGTGGCAGACCGGGTATTCGTGGCTCACTGAGATAGGCGAAAAGGGGTTTTTACCTGCCTGCTACGATGTCGGAATCCCAGCAGTCGAGGATATCAACACGCCGGGGGGGACTCTGGGTGCGACTCGATTCCAGACCTTCATTGATTCCAACGGACAGCGATCGTCCTTGGCGACGGCATACTTGACACCGGAAGTCAGGAAGCGGCCGAACCTCTTCATCGCATGCCATGCTCATGTTACCAAGCTTCTTTTTGACCGGCTTAGTGGTGATGAGCCGACTGCAATTGGAGCGGAGTTTCAGAAGCAGCGAGGAGGAGAGCTCTTTGAAGTCCATGCACGCAGAGAGGTTATCCTCAGCGGCGGGGCGGTTAACACGCCGCAGCTGTTGCTTTTGAGTGGTATTGGCCCTAGGGATGAACTGGAAAAGCATGGTATCCCCGTTGTCCGTGCCAACGATGCCGTAGGGAAAAACCTCAAGGATCACTTGGTGACAACTACCGTGATGTGCAAGGCGAAGGCGGGCACCACCCTCGACTATCTTGGCAGCCCTCTGAGGGCTTTCCCGTCCTTGGCTCGATGGATGCTTCTGGGAGGAGGTCCCCTGACCAACAATGTGGGCGAAACAGCAGCATTCATTCGATCATGGGAGCACCACCCGTTCCCAGGATCGTCGTCGGAGCGCAACCCCCCGAAGGATTATACCTCGGGTTCAATTGGGCCAGATGTGGAGATCATTGGCGTACCAACCGGGTTCATCCATCATGGTGAAGAGCCACCCATGGATGGAGCCAGTGTATTCACCCTCGCCCCGATCAGTCTGCGTCCGCAAAGCAAGGGAACTATCACCCTTAAGAGCAGGGACCCCTTTGACCATC CCATAATTGATCCCAAGTACTTCAGTGACGAAGAGGGTAATGACCGCGCTGTTCTCTTGGCAGGGGTGCGCGTCTGCCTCCGGATCATGCGCAGCCCTGTGTTTCAGAAATATCTCGAGCGCGTGCCAGTTAATGACGACCCCTGGTCATACTGGTGGCCATACTCCAGCAGCGACATTGATCGCATCACAGATGACCAACTTCTTCGCTGGATGGACGAAAAGGCCTTTACACTGTACCACCCCGTCGGCAGCGCACGGATGGGGACCTCTCCGGAGAACAGCGTGGTCGATGTACAGTGCCGAGTACATGGTGTCAAACGCCTGCGGGTGATGGATGCCAGTGTGTTCCCGGAGCAAATCAGTGGGCATCCCACTGCACCTATTGGGGCTATGGCCTACAAGCTCAGTGATATGATCAAGCAGGACTCTGCCACAGCGGGGCCCCCTCATGCACGCTTGTGA
- a CDS encoding polysaccharide lyase — MRFQSLAAAILLSLSITIHATQTFKNTGTTSGWSSINQEHKGTVQQVTNVVYGGSTALKMTQVYDSSYSGRYHSEVVHNDMYKLGDEGFYGFTFRLQESWQFSPAQSYNIAQFIADFGDTGCDDYMPSSMVWLIGDQLFTRVKTGSVCAQKTTTFSNLATVSAGVWHKIIIQAKWRADGTGYYKMWFDGKKVLEKYNIDTTVDDGRAFQFRVGLYANGWYDDGGMKGSQGTRQVWYDEIVAGTTFADADPDQQ, encoded by the coding sequence ATGCGTTTTCAATCGCTAGCAGCAGCTATACTACTCAGCCTAAGCATCACAATACACGCCACCCAAACCTTCAAGAACACAGGCACCACCTCAGGCTGGAGCTCCATCAACCAAGAGCACAAGGGCACAGTGCAACAAGTCACAAATGTAGTCTACGGAGGTTCCACCGCCCTAAAGATGACACAGGTCTACGATTCGAGCTACAGCGGCCGCTACCATTCTGAAGTTGTCCATAACGATATGTACAAACTCGGCGATGAAGGCTTCTACGGCTTCACCTTCCGTCTACAAGAGTCCTGGCAGTTCTCACCCGCACAGTCGTACAATATCGCACAGTTCATCGCTGATTTCGGTGATACCGGTTGCGACGATTACATGCCGTCAAGCATGGTGTGGCTGATCGGTGACCAGCTCTTTACGCGAGTGAAGACGGGTAGTGTGTGCGCGCAGAAGACGACTACCTTTAGCAATTTGGCTACTGTGAGTGCGGGCGTGTGGCATAAGATTATTATTCAGGCTAAGTGGAGGGCGGACGGGACAGGGTACTATAAGATGTGGTTTGATGGGAAGAAGGTGCTTGAGAAGTACAATATCGATACTACTGTTGATGATGGTCGGGCTTTCCAGTTCAGGGTTGGGCTTTATGCGAATGGCTGgtatgatgatggtggtatGAAGGGATCTCAGGGGACTCGCCAGGTGTGGTACGATGAGATTGTGGCTGGCACTACCTTTGCCGATGCGGATCCCGATCAGCAGTAG